In Miscanthus floridulus cultivar M001 chromosome 19, ASM1932011v1, whole genome shotgun sequence, the DNA window ACCTGCATGCATCGACATAACACATCATGTGATTCTCAATATATACTCTAGAGGACATAAGGAAAAATTAAAACTTGGTTCCAGTAAAAATCTTGTTAATCTATAGAGCACATGAAAGTTACAGTTCTACTTAGAAATATATATATTGTTCGATTGTGACTTGACAGGACTGAAGCAATTCTTTAATACTCCGTTATGTATCCTCTAAGATAATAGTGCTGCCATCAGAGTAACTTATCTAGCTAACTGAACAAAATCTGCTCTCACTTTGTGAAAGTGCTACTCTAACCGATTACTACAGCAGTGAAGTAATGTCAAAGGCAAGACGAACCAAATAACATTCAATCAATTCCAATACTCATAAAATATTGATATACCAATAACTAGAGTCTGAAATTTTCCTTTCTGCACAAGTCCCAAATCCCAGGTGGGCGACTTCATCTGCAGCAAGCAGCACTCTGCACGCAGGAGCACATGTGACAGGTCAAAAACAGAAACCAAAGCCGTGGATGGCCGGACACGAAGACGACGGCACCTATAGTAAAATCAACCTTTTCCTCAAGTACTTGGCAATCATAAGGTAACAAAGCTAACTACGCACATAAAGATTAATAACAACCATAAGATAACAAAGTTAAACCAGCAATCAGTAATGGCAGCGTCCCCCAATCAGTAATGGAAACAAAAAATAATAGCTTTATCCCCCAATCACACAATCAGTAATGGCAACCATAAAGAAAACAACTTTACTATTTACTTCAAAATAAATAAACTGAACAACGCCTTTTGAACTGTACAaagatgttatgaccggcgtgGGCTATTCACGCCGCAAGCCCGCTAGTGGCTAGGAGCCTAAAAGCCCATATTTATCTTGATTGCCATATTATTAGAATATTTCCTATTTTAGTTGAGAGACATATAAATACTTGTAAACATTATTGAGATGGCAAGCAGAAACAatctattgtttccggcttcccctGGGAGCCGGGAGTTCCAAACCCTAGCCGACTCTACTGGTCATGCGTTACTGTAGCTACACGAGGGTTCTAGGGCTACAGCCGTAGCCGCCACTCCCTCGCTGCAGCCacggcgccgccgcgccgtctTCCTCGTGCATTTCGACCTCGCCCTCCAACCTCTCACACATACAACCTACGATCCCTCTCCCGCAGGACTAGGGATTCTAACAATTTGGTATCAGGGATCCTTGGTACGATGTCCACGCCTCCGCCGACCTCCGGCGGGTCTCCAACCACGGTGTCCACCATGCCGCTTCCCGCCGCGTCCTCCGAGGTCTCGGAGTCCTCCAGCAGCGCACTCACCCTGGCGTCCTTGGCCGGTGTGGTCGACCAGTTCGGCCGCAACATGGACATGCTCAGCCGCAACGTGGCAGCCATGCAGCAGTCCCTGGCGAGCCTCCttccaccatctccacctcctACGTCCCAaccgccgcctccacctccagCACCAACGACGTCGCCGCCGATCAGCTACCCCTCCGACGTGCTCCATAGCGGGACGGGGGTGCCCCTGCACATGCTACGATGGCCGCCTTCTCCGTCTCCCATCCCGACATGGGCGATGACGGGAACGGCACCAGGGCCGGTCTACATGATGGCCACCTCGCCCATGCCATCAGCACTGACCACCCCCTCGTGCCCTCGACTCCAATCTCCAGGACCTTCTACGGCGGTACCAATGGGACACTGTTCTACAGCGGAGCTCCTGGACCTTCTGCGCTTGGGGGTGGCAGCCACACCGACGAGGGCGCGCCCGGCGGCGCGCACGGCGACGCCCACGCTCCACCAAAATTCTACAAACTAGAGTTCGCATCCTACGATGGCGCCGTCGATCCGCTCAATTGGCTCAACCAATGCGAGCAATTCTTCCGCGGCCAGCGCACCCTCGCCTCGGATCGCACATGGCTGGCGTCCTACCACCTCCGTGGCGCTGCCCAGACTTGGTACTATGCGCTCGAACAGGATGAGGGCATGCCAGCGTGGGAGCAGTTCCGCGAGCTGTGCCAACTCCGTTTTGGCCCTCCAACGCGGGGCACGCACTTGGCGGAGCTTGCCCGGCTGCCTTTCACCTCCATGGTCCAGGATTACTCGGACAGCTTCAACACCGTCCTCTGCCATGAACGGGAACTCAACGCCCACCAGAAGGCCCAGCTGTATGTGGGCGGTCTTCCCAAGCATATCAAGTGCGATGTGGAGATGCACCATCCGCCTGACCTGCAGACGACAATGTATTACGCGCGGGCCTACGAGCGTCGCACGGTGGCTTTCCTCCCTGCCCTACAGCAGCTGCAGCAGAGGGGTGGCCGTGGCCCACGGACCACGGCGGCGACACCGGCTGCCCCTGCCCCGGCCCAGCCGACTGCCACAGCCGCTCCCGGCCAGCCGCGGCCCTTACGTCGCCTCACACCGGCCGAACAGGTGGAACGGCGCTGCCATGGCCTTTGCTTCAATTGTGACGAGCCATATGTGTGCGGCCATGTGTGCAAGCGGCTCTTCTACATCGAGACTACCGACTACATCGCCGACGACTCGGAGGATGCAACCGCGGAGGACGGGCCCCCAGCCGCCCACCAGGAGGAGCCGGCTACCCAGGACGCCACAAGGACCTCGCTTGTGGTTTCCCTACACGCTGTTGCAGGTATCCGACCGCCGAATGCCATGCTGCTGCCCGTCACCGTCAAGGGTGAGCGTTTTCTTGGCCTCCTCGACACCGGCTCCACGCACAACTTCATCCAAGGGGCCGCTATGCGCCGCCTTAGCCTCTCCCCCACGGGTGGCGAGCATCTACATGTCACCGTCGCCAACGGTGATCGCCTGGCGTGCGAGGGGATCGCACGCAATGTGCCTATCCGCATCGGGGATGAAGACTTTGCCATCACGTGTGTCGGCCTCAACTTGGGCGTCTTCGACTTCATCATCGGCTTTGACTTCCTACGGACGCTGGGGCCCATGCTCTGGGACTACGAGGCCCTCACGCTGTCGTTCTGGCGAAACGGGCGGCGCGTCACGTGGCAGGGCGTGTCCGGGCCAACGGCGCCCATGCAACAGCAGGCATTGGCCGTGGCCTCGGCTGACCCGCGGCTGCCGCTGCTGGACCGCCTCCTCCTGCAGCACGACGACCTCTTCGCCGAGCCCACGGGGCTCCCTTCGGCGCGACCAtacgaccaccgcatccacctaCTGCCGGGGACCGCGCCGGTTGCGGTGCGTCCGTACCGCTACCCGCAGCTACAGAAGGACGAGCTCGAGCACCAGTGTGCTGCCATGCTGGCCCAGGGTATCATCCGGCCCAGCACCTCACCGTTCTCCACGCTGGTCCTTTTGGTCTAGAAGGTGGACAACTCATGGCGCTTCTGCATTGATTATCGCGCCCTCAACGCCAAGACCTCCAAAGATAAATTTCCGATTCCTGTGGTGGACGAGCTCTTGGATGAGCTCCATGGGgctcgcttcttcaccaagctcgaccttCGTTCGGGGTACCACCAGGTGCGCATGCACCCCGACGACATCGCCAAGACGGCCTTCCGCACTCACCACGGCCACTTCGAGTTCCTGGTCATGCCGTTTGGGCTCTCCAACGCCCTGGCAACCTTCCAAGCCCTGATGAACGACGTCCTCTGGCCCTACCTACGGTGGTTTGTCCTCGTATTTTTTGATGATATATTAATCTACATTTCGTcgtgggccaagcacttgcagcATGTCACTATCGTCCTCAATGCGTTGCGGGAGCATCACCTCCACTTGAAACGCTCCAAGTGCTCCTTTGGGGCATCCTCGGTGGCCTACCTAGGACACGTGATCTCTGTGAGCGGTGTTGCCATGGACGCCGACAAGATCACCGCCGTGGCCGCGTGGCCATCTCTGACCTCTGCCCGCGGCCTGCGGGGCTTCCTGGGCCTCGCCGGCTACTACCGGAAGTTCATCCGGGACTTTGGCGTCATCGCCGCTCTGCTCACGCGTCTCTTGCGACGAGACGCGTTTGTGTGGGACGACGATGCATTGGCAGCATTTGAGGCACTCAAACGTGCCTTAACCACAGGTCCTGTTCTTCAGATGCTGGACTTCGCCAAGCCCTTCGTGGTTGACTGCGACGCGTCGGGTGCGGGGTTTGGTGCCGTCCTTCACCAGGGTGCTGGACCCATCGCCTACTTCAGCCGGCCATTTGCTACCCGACACTTGAAATTGGCGGCGTACGAGCGGGAGTTGATCGGCCTGGTCCAGGCCGTATGTCACTGGCGGTCGTACTTGTGGGGCCGCCACTTCCTGGTTCGTACCGACCACTACAGCCTCAAATTTTTGCTTGACCAGCGCTTGTCCATCGTTCCGCAGCACCAGTGGCTCAGCAAACTTTTTGGCTTCGATTTCTCGGTGGAGTACCGCCCAGGACGCCTAAATACTGTGGCGGACGCACTGTCCCGCCGAGATGCTGAGGCTGGGGCGCTAGTCGACCAGGAGGGTGCGGCTACAGCCGCCCTGGCTCTATCTGGGCCGTCCTTTGCGCTCCTGGACGACATCAGGCGAGCGTAGGAGGCCACGCACGACAGCCAGCAGCTGCTGGCTCAGCACCGCGCCAGCGAGCTTGAGGCGCCGTGGCGCCTCATCGACGGGCTCCTGCTCCATGGCTCCCGTGTCTTCGTGCCGGACCATGGGGACCTGCGCCACCAAGTGCTCCTCCTGGTGCACTCGGCTGGCCATGAGGGCGTCCAAAAGACGCTCCATCGACTCCGCGCTGACTTCTACATTCCGCGGGACCAGATGCTAGTGCAGGATTGGGTGCGTGCTTGCACGACCTACCAGCGTAACAAGACGGAGACGACGCGCCCGGCGGGGCTGCTGCAGCCTCTCGACGTGCCGACCCAAGTCTGGGCTGACATTTCGATGGACTTCATTGAGGGGCTGTCGAAGGTCGTGGGCAAGTCGGTCATTCTGACCGTGGTGGACCGCTTCTCCAAGTACGCGCATTTCATTACGCTCGGCCACCCCTACACGGCCACGTCGGTCGCCCGCGCCTTTTTCGACGGGATTGTTCGCCTGCACGGGTTCCCATCGTCCATCGTCAGCGACCGGGACCCCGTCTTCACCGGCCATGTGTGGCGGGATCTTTTCACGATGGCAGGTGTCAAGCTCTGTATGAGTACGGCGTTCCATCCCCAGACGGATGGCCAGTCGGAGGTGGTCAACAAGGTGATTGCTATGTATCTTCGGTGTGTCACAGGTGATCGGCCGCGAGCTTGGGTGGATTGGTTGGCGTGGGTGGAGTATTGCTATAATACTTCGTTTCACACCGCCCTGCGTGCCACTCCGTTCGAGGTGGTCTATGGCCGCCCGCCTCCGCCGTTACTGCCCTACACGCCTGGCACGGCTTGGACGGACGCTGTTGATGTCCTCTTGCGCTCACGGGACGAGGTCCTGGTGGAGGTGCGTCAACGGCTTCTTCAGGCGCAGGATCTTGCCAGGAAGTACTACGACGCCGGTCATCGCGATCTGGAGCTGCAGGTTGGTGACTGGGTGTGGCTCCGTCTACTTCACCGCGCCACCCAGTCGCTGGCACCACAGGCCAAGGGAAAGTTGGGGCCGCGCTATGCTGGTCCTTTCCGTGTCCTCGAGCGTATTGGCAAGGTGGCATATCGGCTGGAGCTACCGGAGGGCTCTCGTCTCCACGACGTGTTTCATGTCAGCCTTCTGAAGCGACACCGCGAACGCGGGGACCTGCCCGTGGTGCCTGGACAGCTACCCCCTGTGCTGGACGGTCGGCGCACTCTGGCACCGGCCAAGGCCCTGCGTGCCTAGATGCGCCGTGGCGTCTGGCGGGTGCTGGTGCAGTGGCAAGGACTTCCTGAAGAGGAGGCGACGTGGGAGCTGCTGGACGATCTTCGTGTCTTCTACCCagacttccagctcgaggacgagttgTTTCAGCAGgtggggagagatgttatgaccggcgtgGGCTATTCACGCCGCAAGCCCGCTAGTGGCTAGGAGCCTAAAAGCCCATATTTATCTTGATTGCCATATTATTAGAATATTTCCTATTTTAGTTGAGAGACATATAAATACTTGTAAACATTATTGAGATGGCAAGCAGAAACAatctattgtttccggcttcccctGGGAGCCGGGAGTTCCAAACCCTAGCCGACTCTACTGGTCATGCGTTACTGTAGCTACACGAGAGTTCTAGGGCTACAGCCGTAGCCGCCACTCCCTCGCTGCAGCCacggcgccgccgcgccgtctTCCTCGTGCACTTCGACCTCGCCCTCCAACCTCTCACACATACAACCTACGATCCCTCTCCCGCAGGACTAGGGATTCTAACAAAAGAACTCAAACAGAGgccttgacaaatgaagataagTTACTGAGGAACTAGAAGTACTCACGAAGTTCTGCTTCATTGTTGTAACGGCCAGCAATGATGATGGAAATGGTGGGCGCGACGATGGTGTAGGATCCACCCATCACTGCAGGGGGATGAGTCCCAAAAGAATGACTGGCACAGGTTCTTGATGCCCGGCAATGAACAGCAACATCTGAATCACCCGGGCCTTATCTTCCTAAACAGTCAGACAGAAACAGATAGTTTGAGCCCTTTTGACATTACAATTCACAAACTAGTTGGCTCCCAAAATCTTGGATTCAGAACAGATTGGTTTACTCACGTTTCCACCTCCCATCTGGGGAACAAGAGCACTTGGTATGATGACAGACGTGCTCAGCGTCACAATGTAGTGCTGGAATCCAAGGATGACGGCATCAGCTGCATGTTTCAGATTATAGGTCAGGTGATAGGCAACAAGTCAAAATCAGGACCACTACCGGTATCAACAACATCAACATCAGTACACAAAATACATAACAAAAAacccagagagagagaaaagacaGAAAAATCTGACAATAATAGCTAAAAAAACTAAACTCAACTACACCTAATGCTCCCTCATAAATCAAATAATCGCCACATCTAAAACtgaacaaatcaattgtaaacatcacaaaTATAAATAAGAAACATCAGTTTGGGTCCCtaaaaaggcaaaaaaaaaacacctaCAACTTAATCAGCAGCAGGAGCAAGCAACTGCAAAAACAGCAATACCAACTCAATCAGCAGACTTTGGGCCCCTCAAAGTAGCAGTAGACGCCCACatgcacagaaaaaaaaaacaaacacacacacacacacacacaaaaagagagagagagagtaacaaACACACACCAGCAGAAAAAAAAGACATCAATACAAATCTGAACAAAGTCAACTCTAAACATAAATGgagataaaaaaaacaaatttggtTTGGGACACTCAAAAGGCCAAAAAAGAAGCTTAATCAGCATTGAGCAGCAAAAAGAATCAACTGCAACAACAACAGTAGCACATCAAATTAGCAGGCTTTGGGGCCTTCAAAAGGCAAAAGACAAATAGCAAGGCCAAAAAGCTTATTCAGTAGTAGCAGCAGACATCAACAGCTGTCACACAGAGAAAGACAGAGAGACATACAAGAGAGAGAAACATAACTCAACTCTGAAAATACAACTAatgccaaaagaaaaaaaaaataaaaataaaaataaaaaagtaaaaaaacAGAGCAAAAACACACGCACACaaacagagggagagagaggcacACAAAAAGACACACATGCATCCAGACACGCAAAGAAAACACACACAGACATACTCAGAAGGCAAAGGACAAAAACGAACTACAGCTAAAAAAAACAACCTTCAAAGAAAGCCCAAACACCCAAACGCACAAAGAAAGCCCAAACACCCAAAAACACCTTCAGCAGCAGCAATAAaattgaagcaaaaaaaaaagcacAAAAGAAAGCCCACACACACCCAAAAAAAAACAGCAGCAACTACAAAAGCAGAAAAAAAAACCCTACAAGAGCAGAAATGCAGATCTGCTATCCCAAATCCGGGCGAGAGGGCGCCCCGCTGAGGAAGGGAGCCGCCAAGGAGGAGGGCCAGATCACCAAATCCCAAATCCGGGCGAGGGCGCCACGATGGGGAAAGTAGCTATCATGAAGGACAGCTAGATCTAGGCGAGCCGTGGAGGAGGGAGGCGCCGCCGCGTGAGGAAGCCGTCACCAAGGAAGGGAGCCACCGAAGAGAGCAGCCAGATTGGGTGAGGGGCGCGCCCGCGGGGTGAGGGAAACGCCATCGGGAAGGGAGCTGCCGAAGAGGGTGGCCAGACGAGCCAGGGGCACGCCTGGCTCTGTTTTTTCAGTCTTGATGCACTGACAACATGCAATGCACGCATGCTACggcatacttctacttcatgttcATCACCCTCGTCTCGCCGACACACTAGCGCTATAcctctatatgcatgcatcatgctTTCATTGTTTGTACTGCTGGGGAACCGCAAGGAAAGGCTTGAAGGTGAGCACGAGCCCCATGACCTCTGTCAGATTCAGCAGCAGAAACACCATCCGGTGAGCGGTGTCCTGCATGCATATATATGAAAAAAGTGTGCATTAATCGAAATCCCTTTCTAACATTTCATTCAAATCTGCATCCTCTATATGGTTTTATTGCAGTAACTACTTATAAGATCATATTGAAACATTTGGGAAGGTATTTAGTAGTGCAAaactgcatatatatatacagatTTACCTGGAAAGAACGCGGCATGCTGGCGCTTCTGTGCCGATGAAAACCTACACAACCAAGAGGCGTTCCAGCAGTGAGCATCTTGTTGAAAAAACATGTACATACACATTCTCTAAGCTAGTCCTGCCTGGCTTATGCCTTCATGCTTATCACACAACAAGCAACTACTAATAATAAGCTACGAATGATCAGGCTGAACTAAACTTGAAACATTTTCAAGGCCGTGATGAACATCGTATGAATAACAGGACGGTCAGGCAGCACTGCTAGCTTGTACATACAAGATGCCTGCTCCAGCTGGAGCAGAAGCCTTGGACAGAGACATTGCCGTTGTAGCTATTCCGTTTGCAGCGCCCCTTTGTTCTTGTGGCTGCAGATAGCATCCAGTTCAGATGTTAGGTTTATCTGACATATTGACATCAATACCGATAACAATTCATCACTTCTTGGCAGGGAGTCGGATGATAATTGATAGAACTGGCATAAGTTGGGCATGTACCACAGCATTGTTTTGCAGGAGCGAAGTGACGTAGACAatgcccgatcttccgaaaggtatgataacgTCGATTGgaggagactcgacgttcacgatctaggctttgaaccaagactgattcggaccccacaaccgttacgccactgctccgttggttatcaaccacgcgaacgcgattgacctcgccgagaaggctttcctgcaagcgaatcgagaacacaagcaagaacgggatgaacgcaatctgaaattgcaaataaatatgaggcttatgataacgagaaggagttcaaatctttattcgaaaggactaatcgccacaggcgaacaagatcaagaaccggggccctggttcacagcaagcagccttggcggtaaAGTtatagcaaaacgacgtctgtttcacaagaaaatcaagaactaaacaaaaccccaaacaCTAAGGAGAACGACAgttgctaattatagagtcttgggcgtcactcccctggacgtgcccctaatgggcccaaacacgatacacggtctaacggaccaaaagacggtgtcgcagcaccctagcagattctggactctaacttgtttcgacgattcccgttgattccgaagagcttttgacgtgagaccacttgcattggcttccttatctaattagctttccatccatatgtggatcgtcgaaaacggagcccGAACGCgtccgtgtgaccagttttatgacagactgatCCTATAACCCGAGatggctccaacttcagttggactaggcctccaccatgagaaagatgaattggacgctcatgctggacctcctcctctccttggcttgtatgtgacggagtgatgtcctcatcatcctccctttcttgaattgaagtcgtcctcgactgaagtagatcgtctcctccattggatgacagcaacgatggctccagaaga includes these proteins:
- the LOC136525878 gene encoding uncharacterized protein, with the protein product MAAFSVSHPDMGDDGNGTRAGLHDGHLAHAISTDHPLVPSTPISRTFYGGTNGTLFYSGAPGPSALGGGSHTDEGAPGGAHGDAHAPPKFYKLEFASYDGAVDPLNWLNQCEQFFRGQRTLASDRTWLASYHLRGAAQTWYYALEQDEGMPAWEQFRELCQLRFGPPTRGTHLAELARLPFTSMVQDYSDSFNTVLCHERELNAHQKAQLYVGGLPKHIKCDVEMHHPPDLQTTMYYARAYERRTVAFLPALQQLQQRGGRGPRTTAATPAAPAPAQPTATAAPGQPRPLRRLTPAEQVERRCHGLCFNCDEPYVCGHVCKRLFYIETTDYIADDSEDATAEDGPPAAHQEEPATQDATRTSLVVSLHAVAGIRPPNAMLLPVTVKGERFLGLLDTGSTHNFIQGAAMRRLSLSPTGGEHLHVTVANGDRLACEGIARNVPIRIGDEDFAITCVGLNLGVFDFIIGFDFLRTLGPMLWDYEALTLSFWRNGRRVTWQGVSGPTAPMQQQALAVASADPRLPLLDRLLLQHDDLFAEPTGLPSARPYDHRIHLLPGTAPVAVRPYRYPQLQKDELEHQCAAMLAQGIIRPSTSPFSTLVLLV